In a genomic window of Polycladomyces abyssicola:
- a CDS encoding enoyl-CoA hydratase-related protein: protein MTTHTSTHRKAVSVAFDSDGRASLQVVRSGNPVHAKTRIRPQVNTTDHFRLMEWEVSPGRTIAVLSPTSGSSDSSAIEEWVRWMRQLAARDELKVLILACHGGRFLFSSSHLQEKWQSFEAGLELMERMNKSLIAAVDGTVSGIGCAVALCTHAVVASESARFILPAGTGVIQRLVRIAHLQKGADGLVRAVTWLCSDRAITAREAEEMGWVDQCCEGEALPLAVAWAKAAAAAGQGPLAEAFIRRRAWRNDWERPRPFTILGRQERERIIAGIRDQDTQLKEILSLIQTGYEQGFSTGLVHERKWWAARTQRPEANQSPQWSYTVRSLTQEEEEQWIREGQLLPPDSPFYPGISPVPSWQYRTTDPVTVIPVRRPGPREVLVYVLSRGANCSGLVVETGRTVREEKEIHAGDAVIVIPGGLQEMEGQFVTVGAEQVFPKPVNLSFAEAANLLPWMMAHRITRHRERGRVWIDGLEESAALACYTLVQHDEGKVTVMTSSDRERRMTEERNAEALDLRHLRYRGVFTKIPADSSTWRRWEELGKKVIEDFRCRNHGELADWTATFYGERTFGRAYQLLKDGGLLVVAGAREGEQLTFIGKRGERSPSTFLKRAGESVVLYYGMGLRRDEVMDPFGWRVIQVAEQRQDRLVIITQSEAQKRWLKGRLGDHVAGIISIEECAASWPGEFDWPPSVPYLPNPSERKKDWLLTRQLFERRTIRPLRAVIGEHLRTMQNPEGYADVVVDRADHDALGISLYLVKPKSGRVVFGENMAGKRYSFYASTMMEPERRIVTPSATIVGCGLPDTEDVQRVLEWMENGVFRKERRLIMAETEHRGMATTVLADLHTVDQLYEAWSSQC, encoded by the coding sequence ATGACCACTCATACTTCTACGCATAGAAAAGCCGTCTCTGTTGCCTTCGATTCGGATGGGCGTGCATCGCTCCAAGTCGTTCGCTCGGGAAATCCAGTCCACGCCAAAACCAGAATCCGACCGCAAGTGAATACTACTGACCATTTTCGGCTGATGGAATGGGAAGTTTCACCCGGTCGTACGATTGCTGTGTTGTCGCCTACATCCGGGTCGTCCGACTCATCCGCCATCGAGGAATGGGTACGATGGATGAGGCAACTGGCAGCACGGGATGAACTGAAAGTATTGATCCTCGCCTGCCATGGCGGTCGTTTCCTGTTTTCCTCCAGCCATCTTCAAGAGAAGTGGCAGTCCTTCGAGGCGGGATTGGAATTGATGGAACGGATGAACAAGTCATTGATAGCAGCGGTGGACGGGACGGTCTCTGGGATTGGTTGCGCAGTTGCCCTATGTACGCACGCAGTCGTGGCAAGCGAATCGGCACGTTTTATCCTGCCGGCAGGAACGGGTGTCATTCAGCGTCTGGTAAGAATCGCCCACTTGCAAAAAGGAGCTGACGGCCTCGTTCGAGCTGTCACCTGGCTTTGCTCCGATCGTGCGATAACGGCGCGGGAAGCGGAGGAAATGGGATGGGTAGACCAATGTTGTGAAGGAGAAGCCTTGCCGTTGGCGGTTGCTTGGGCAAAAGCGGCGGCTGCGGCAGGACAGGGGCCGCTTGCCGAAGCGTTTATCCGCCGCAGGGCGTGGCGAAACGATTGGGAGCGCCCAAGGCCGTTCACCATACTGGGCAGACAAGAGCGGGAACGAATCATCGCAGGAATACGAGATCAGGATACACAATTGAAAGAAATCCTGTCCTTGATTCAAACCGGCTATGAACAAGGATTTTCGACGGGGTTGGTTCATGAACGGAAATGGTGGGCTGCACGAACCCAACGGCCGGAAGCCAATCAGTCCCCGCAATGGAGCTATACCGTTCGGTCATTGACACAGGAGGAAGAAGAGCAGTGGATTCGCGAAGGTCAGTTGCTTCCTCCCGATTCCCCTTTTTACCCGGGTATCTCACCGGTTCCGTCCTGGCAATACCGGACAACGGATCCGGTGACGGTGATCCCCGTACGTAGGCCCGGTCCGAGAGAAGTGTTGGTGTATGTATTGTCACGTGGGGCCAATTGCTCCGGCTTGGTGGTGGAGACAGGGCGAACAGTAAGGGAGGAAAAGGAGATCCATGCAGGAGATGCGGTGATCGTCATCCCCGGAGGTTTACAAGAAATGGAAGGACAGTTTGTAACGGTAGGAGCGGAACAGGTATTTCCCAAACCGGTCAATCTGTCTTTTGCGGAGGCAGCCAATTTGTTGCCGTGGATGATGGCCCACCGCATTACTCGTCATCGGGAAAGAGGACGCGTCTGGATCGACGGTTTGGAGGAAAGTGCGGCGCTGGCTTGTTACACCTTGGTTCAACATGATGAAGGGAAGGTGACGGTGATGACGTCGTCGGATCGGGAGAGGCGGATGACGGAGGAAAGGAATGCCGAGGCATTGGATCTGCGTCATTTACGTTACCGCGGTGTTTTCACCAAAATCCCAGCCGACTCCTCTACTTGGCGCAGGTGGGAGGAGCTGGGGAAAAAGGTGATTGAGGATTTTCGGTGTCGCAATCATGGGGAGCTAGCAGATTGGACCGCTACTTTCTATGGAGAACGCACATTCGGAAGAGCTTACCAACTGTTGAAGGACGGCGGACTCTTGGTGGTGGCGGGTGCCCGTGAAGGGGAACAGCTGACGTTTATCGGGAAAAGGGGAGAGCGCTCACCTTCTACCTTTCTGAAGCGAGCCGGTGAGTCGGTCGTCTTGTACTACGGAATGGGTCTGCGTCGGGATGAAGTGATGGACCCGTTCGGTTGGCGGGTGATCCAAGTTGCCGAGCAGCGTCAGGATCGGTTGGTCATCATCACCCAATCCGAAGCGCAGAAACGGTGGCTGAAAGGTCGACTCGGTGACCATGTGGCGGGAATCATCAGCATCGAGGAGTGCGCTGCCTCTTGGCCGGGAGAATTTGATTGGCCCCCTTCTGTTCCCTATTTGCCGAACCCTTCCGAACGGAAAAAGGATTGGCTGTTGACGCGACAACTGTTCGAACGACGGACGATTCGTCCCTTGCGCGCCGTGATCGGTGAACACTTACGTACGATGCAAAATCCGGAGGGGTATGCGGACGTGGTGGTGGACCGGGCGGATCACGATGCTTTGGGGATCAGCCTGTATTTGGTCAAGCCGAAGTCGGGACGTGTCGTTTTTGGTGAGAATATGGCCGGCAAACGGTACAGTTTTTACGCTTCCACCATGATGGAACCGGAGCGGCGAATCGTCACACCGTCAGCGACCATCGTCGGATGCGGACTTCCCGATACCGAAGATGTGCAACGTGTGTTGGAATGGATGGAAAACGGAGTGTTCCGGAAAGAGCGTCGTCTCATAATGGCGGAAACGGAACACAGAGGTATGGCCACAACCGTGTTAGCCGATCTCCACACGGTGGATCAACTATATGAAGCGTGGAGTTCGCAGTGTTGA
- a CDS encoding helix-turn-helix domain-containing protein, producing the protein MKEIDVIQIGDVIRKVRKNKNLRLEDLADENISPATVSNIERGVPHVSPDKIMYLLDKLGLTLEQIPQLLESETHRDNKLLIRLMAIESSIGYGDSRELLTELDDLNIGDDHKFAPTVHYLKGKCHVADENWKKAEKALYNAIRLANQYKTEEKYNIEAAAFCELSVCSYRQNHLEQALQFAESALKTFTEEGERTQIKYIAAANKAAYLERLGRLGEAMKVMEDVWSQIEHMDSTAALRLRETKVNILRKIKMYDEAVKVALEGIEKAQLNQHIDQLFDLWSSLGSVYSAKGDWSCAESCFKTALKLGRYVRSKNVLVTTYTKLGLLYMHQDLLEKAHDALSTAIRLSDRSSDAISTTAACLVMGDYHLKRGNTEEAAHFFSQSLDISRKYQNKFLQQKALFRLAKVARNKSQEDFLILLENMYEITADLEAGHNEEDYGEIM; encoded by the coding sequence ATGAAAGAAATCGACGTGATCCAAATCGGCGATGTGATTCGGAAGGTACGCAAAAACAAAAACCTGCGTCTTGAGGACCTGGCCGACGAAAACATCTCACCTGCCACAGTGAGCAACATCGAGCGCGGCGTTCCTCATGTCAGTCCCGATAAAATAATGTACCTGCTGGACAAACTGGGACTGACGCTGGAACAGATCCCGCAATTATTGGAAAGTGAAACGCACAGGGACAACAAATTGCTGATCCGGTTGATGGCGATTGAATCCTCCATCGGGTACGGCGACAGCCGCGAACTGTTAACGGAATTGGACGACTTGAATATCGGGGACGATCACAAATTTGCACCCACTGTACACTATTTGAAAGGAAAATGTCATGTCGCCGACGAAAACTGGAAAAAAGCGGAGAAAGCACTGTACAATGCAATCCGACTGGCCAATCAATACAAGACGGAAGAAAAATACAACATCGAAGCCGCAGCATTCTGTGAATTGAGCGTCTGCAGTTACAGACAGAACCATCTCGAGCAAGCCCTTCAATTTGCCGAAAGCGCTCTCAAGACATTTACCGAGGAAGGAGAACGTACACAGATCAAATACATCGCCGCTGCCAACAAAGCTGCTTACCTCGAACGACTTGGCCGGTTGGGGGAAGCGATGAAAGTGATGGAAGATGTATGGAGCCAAATCGAACACATGGACTCTACCGCCGCACTCCGTCTGCGGGAGACCAAGGTCAACATTCTTCGAAAGATCAAAATGTACGACGAAGCGGTCAAAGTGGCATTGGAAGGGATTGAGAAAGCGCAGTTGAACCAGCATATCGACCAGCTCTTCGATTTGTGGTCTAGCCTTGGCAGTGTCTATTCTGCCAAGGGGGATTGGTCCTGTGCCGAGAGCTGTTTCAAAACCGCTCTCAAACTGGGACGATATGTCCGCTCCAAAAACGTACTGGTCACCACCTACACCAAACTGGGCCTCCTGTACATGCATCAGGATTTGCTGGAAAAAGCCCACGATGCCCTCTCCACGGCGATCCGGCTGAGCGACCGGTCCAGCGATGCCATCTCCACCACCGCCGCCTGTTTGGTAATGGGAGATTACCACCTGAAACGGGGCAACACTGAAGAGGCTGCACACTTTTTCAGCCAATCGTTGGACATCTCCCGCAAGTACCAAAACAAGTTCCTTCAACAAAAAGCATTGTTCCGCTTGGCGAAGGTTGCACGAAACAAAAGCCAAGAGGACTTCCTCATTCTGTTGGAAAACATGTATGAGATTACTGCAGATTTGGAAGCGGGCCACAATGAAGAGGATTACGGCGAAATCATGTAA